aataataggAAATTGTAATAATATGTAGACAAATCTTGACAGCGTAGTAATAATTCTGTTCAAGTAACACAGGTGCAGTTAACTGCCAATGTGAAGTGGCTGGCACCACTGTCGCATGAGGACCCActcaccagcaacaaactAAGTTTCAGATGCAATTTATGATTAGATTCTAGGCGCGCATAGAGAAATACGCTTCTGTTCTTAGAGAGGTTTCCGGAAAGAGAACATGCTATGGTACTTCACTCTGATGGATTCTGCTACTATCACCACCCACCCGATTCGTTACCCTCTAGACAGATATATTCCTGTTGATAAacaatccaaaaaaaattctttCAGCTGTCTATTTGTTAGTTCCCGATGTTATAGAACAATTACCTAAGTAGTTCAATTTAGAAAAGTCCCTatacaaaatattttgataGTAAGCCAGTGAGCTATAATCAGTTTGTGGTATCGAagttgataataataagcCTCCTCAGCCAGCCAGAAGATCTATTGCAGGAATAGTTCTGCCCACTGCCGAAAAAGTAACTGTTGCAGGATCGACTGTAGATGCACCATTCTGCAGATGAATATTAGTATGAGAGTGGGCCCCTCCACAAACTTTGTGCCGAGCCTGGTTACTTCCCTATTCGCGATTCCGCTTCTTCCTTCGAAAATAATTGAttactctttttttttccttcaCTCTTTTTGACTTCGCTTTTGTATTATTCACTAAAGTCTCTTCATTCATGAAATAATTAGGACCGATTAGTACACTTGATAAGATTGACATTGTCCCCTGTGTGGTAGTCAACTCTAACATGGAAACCCAGCTGGGCGCTGATACTACAGAAGGCACTATTCGTGCTAGTCTGTTTAGCAGTGCTCATGACGGACAGAATCAACCGAATCAACAAGTTCCACAGCGAAGTATGTCTGTTGCCAATGAATCTACTGACACTAAACGACAAACAGATGTAGAAGTGTCGCCATCGGGAAGTACTGACAGTGTTGGTTCTGCTGGAAGCTCAGGCTCGTTGAATCGAGCCTCATCAGTACCTTTCTCTAGGAGAAATCCAACCAAAATTTCAAGTCCTATCACAACATCATCATTTTTTCACAATCGGGATCGGCCGAGTCCAGAAATCAGTGGTGGTTCCCAACTGTCTCCTCCACATAGAGGACACACGAAAACTCCGTCCACTGGTGGACTATCGGCAATGACAGACACAACACCTAACCAAGTTCGACTATCTCTGTATTCGGAAGTATCAGGATATTCGCCGGTAATTGAGCATGCCACTAAAGTCTCACTTGGTCAGTCGTCTGCACATGAAGAGGATGGTACAAACACTGGTTTAACCAGACAATCTACTAATGATAGTGACGTCAGCAACCTGAGTACCGCATCAGAAGCTCCTCGCAAGAATAGCGATGAGCAGATTGACAAGGCACGAGAGAGCAGACATGGTTTACAATCGATTCTTTCTCAGATGCAGGAGATTCGAAGGTCCACCAGTGGGGGCCGAGTGTttccaatatcaacaagctCTGAACCTCGACCACTGACTGCATTATTAtccgatcaatcaataAGCTTTAAAGAAAATACTAATAACGACCTTCAACAATCACCAATTCCCTCCAGCATTCCCGATCTTCGGCACCGGGTACCTCTTAGACCAAATAATGGCCATGGCCGATCTTTCAGTGCAGCCACTGACAGCAGCTCAAACTATGCATCATCTTCTTATTCATCTGCTTCACAATATCCTACTCTTCTTTCCGGCGCCCCAAAGATCGGTAAGTCGCCCATGCCTGTGACGTCAAGTACTTTTGACTCAGCATCCAACCGATGGGACGGCTACAATGTGCCTGCTCCAACCTATTCATCATCTGACGGGGTTGAGAGCCTTCTTGCATCGCTAGAGAAGTTCCGGCCAAGGCTGGAAGAACTTCAATCAGCAAAAAGATCTAGCATGGTTGCCCGTATCCCGTCATCTTCGACAAACGCATCCAACGACACTCATAgctcatcttcttcaggaTTTTCTTACACATCCACGCCTGTTAGATACGATGCTCCATCCATTATCAAGGATAAATCATCCAGTTCGTATTCTTGGCATAAACGCCCAAATAAACTTACAGATGAACAATTGcgtgatgatgatatgaTGCTTGGATTGTCTCCTCCTCGACCATCACATTTCTTTGATGATAAACGAAGAAACAGTCAAGATTCGTCCAACGAATCGTTCCAAACTGCCTTGTCACATAACCAAGATAGTGATAGTGTTGTGGATCACATTCAAAAACTGCAAGAGCAAACTCCTGCTATCACTGCTACATCGTCATCCATTCACTTACATGGAGCATCTGAATTATCGCATTCATCGTCTGGAAACACCGTCGTCCCTCCTGGAAGTCGTCGACAAATGGAACCAAGCATCGCCCAACCATCTCTTAGTTCTTTTGATTCTAATACGTCTCCCTTGCGTGTTAATATACATTCACGCGAAAACACGGCTACCTTGAAAAATGCTGCCTCACTACCCTTATTAGTCCCTGTTGAGGAGTCTGAACCAATTCGCCGGAGCATTCGTGCATCAATGATGTCTTATCCTCGTAGTGGCAGTGATCACTCGCATGATGAAACGCGCCAAAGTCCCATAGAAAATGTTAACATGCATATGACCACGGCAGCTGTTGATACCACTTACCCCGAGCTAAACGTAAGCAAACGAGAACATAGACACAAGAGTCGTGACAAAGGAAAGGAGAAGGCCAGAGACAAAGACAGGGAGGGGTCGTCGAAAGATAAAACAAATAGATTGTCCAAATCTCTTGGAGAACAGGAACATAAATCGCGTCATTCCCGAACCAGTGGTAATTCCAGGAAACGGGAACACCACCGCAATGCAAGTGCAGGCGTGGccaccacaacaacaggtGAAGATTTATTCAGCAACAGGTCTACTGGCTTATCTTCCACTTCTAGAGTTCCCCGGAAAGCTGTTTTCTCACAACCAAACATCCAACGATTGTTACAGCTGGCTGATGATGCATTTGACCTGGATCAAATCGACCTGCCCCCAGATGAACGTCATCTTCTAGAAAAGTTTATTGACGCTCTCTCAAAGTTAAGTGTGGAGATAAACCTTGATGACGGCAAGCGTGTCgaaggaaaaagaagactTCACAATGCTTTGCGGGCGATTGAAGGGTGGATATAACGtgtaatttaatttttgttttatatttataatattattttttaattctaCCCCTAGCGTATCGTGCATTTCTGGTATAGATACCAGAAATATTTTCAGAAAGTTAAAAATTTTACAGCGTCAAAGCTCTGTTTATCAACTATacgaaaaataaataggtCTGCATAAATTATCtatcagtatcagcatCGTGGGTGGTCCCTTCTTGTGGTCTGACCGCAGATTCTGTAGAGGTTATTAACTCACCACTGACAATCTTCGATTCagttttcttttcatcgCTCTCAAAGCGATATACAGCTTCAGTGTCCTCAAAGATAATCCTTCCATCTGGATATACAAGGTCATCCGATCCCTCAATTTGCTTAGCATCCAAGGTATGTCTGCGGGTCATCTCATGATCCAGACTCCATCCCATTTTCTCTACTATCAACTCAACAGCGTCGTCGCAGTTTCCAAGAAATGTTATATCAAACTCATTATGATGTACTGCCGTTTTGCTGATGTATATTTGTGGGATGTCTGGGGGCAGAATACGAACTATCTCACTGACAGGGGCTACCTTGAGGGACGTACCAATACAGATGAGTAGGTCGCAATCATGTGCGTCACCTCCAAGAAGTAGCTCTTCAAATTTAGTTGGGAGTGCTTCACCAAAAAATGTTATGTCCGGTTTCAATACTCCTTCTGATTTAGGcacatcctcttcatcctcatctgaATCGTTaatttttgcttttgctgGTTTattcttctccttctcacGAACTTGACATTGAGGACATTTAGGAACGTTGCCATTGCGAATATCAGGAAATATTTCTTCACCCTCGGTTTTAAAACCACATGTTACGCAAGTTGCGGTAGCAAAAGAACCATGACATTGCACGAGCTTCTCTGCATCGATACCAGCATAAGATTCTAGATTGTCAATGTTTTGAGTGTAGTTTCTCAACAAAATACCCTTGTCTTGTAATAATTTTATAAAAGCATGAGTCGGAGAAAATTTGCTTGTCTCTGGTAAAATGTCTTTGGCAACTGAGTAAAAGATGCTGGGATCCTCTCTGAATAGGGCTATATCAAACACCTCCTGAGGATCATTAAGTCCCAAGAATGCCAGTTTGTTATATAAACCCGACTCGGAACGAAAGTCTGGGATACCCAAGCTAGTCGAAATACCGGCCCCGGTCAAAACAATTACCTTTTTGGCATTTTTCAGCACTTGACATAAATCATCGAGCGTGTGTGGATAGGCAAGTCTTTGTCTCGATGAAAGTGTATAACGAATGGCAAGTCTAATAAACGGTGTCAACTGAGGCTTAGAATATTTACTGGCTACCTTGATCGGTAGTCTGAATCCAAGAGCGGCTAAGACTTGTTCGGGAGGATATTCAGATCCTGGTCCAGAAAATTTATCCATGAACTTTATTGGCCCATTTTTCCATAACTCGGTCCGAATCATAGATGACACATCTTTAGGTAACGTTATTAGAGGTTCACCATCCAGAGATGTCTCTGCAGTTAGTGGATACTCTACAGACTTCTCCATCTCGTCGATAATAGCCTCTTGCCACGGTTCTAGCGaatcctcctcatcatcgCTTTCGTCATCACTaacatcatcaccatcatcatcctcataGTCTCCTGCTCTTCCATCACCTTTACCACCATTTTGAAGCGTGCTCGGCCTCTCTCCTTGTTCACTTTCAACCTGATTGTGACCATCAGCACCCTCCCCTAAAAGCTCATGATTTTGAAgatcgtcatcatcttcactgTCATCGgaaaaattatatatttgCTCTAACTTATCAATACCAATTAGCCCAGGAGGTGAGTATGATTTGGATTCTTGGTCGTCATCTTTCGGCTGGTCTGGACCCGCGTCtacatcagcatcaggcTTTTCCGAACTCGCTTCCGTATCCGCATGGATGCCGCTGACCGCCTCATCTTTCTTGAATTTCTTGACAGACTGTTCATCTTTTCCGATCACTGTAACCACAACTTCATGCTGGCCTATCTCCTCGCCTTTTACTTCTTCCACAAAAGTCCGCTTCAAAGGTTCTGAGCCCATTCTCCCACGTTCCTTGTCCCTCTAGCTCCCTCAGCAGCGGAACGCGATCTGTCGGTCGGGGTGCTGGCAAGGCATCTGAAATCACGTGATTGTTGAGGTTGGGGTTGATATGCAAATTTCGATTTTTGATTCTTGAATCTTGTCAACATAGTGAAGTTGATAGCGAGTCAATTCAACTACACCACCACAAATTAATTCACAATGAGTAAGCCAGCGCCTAAGCTACCGAACCTGAAGACCCTCCGTGTAAAGTCCTCAGTCATAGGAGAACGAGGTGGTCCTTGTATGGTTGTCATGAGTAATTTGCTGAACTGCTGGGCCAGTAACGCAGAAGGGGCTGCTGTTTGTGCATCTCTTGAAGCTGATTTGAAGAACTGTATGAGCTCAAGAGTAAGTATTTTATCACTGGATTCTTATTTCTTTTCGCTGTTTCATtgatactaacaatttAGAAACACATTGTCCGAAGAAAGTCGACTGTCAACTACCATGCTGCTAGACTGCTGAACAAAGTCaaccccagaccccatgaCTAGATTGATTATACCTTGTTATATGTGACGGTTCACCTAACTTATTGTAAATAGAAGAAAAATTGTGCATTGAATTCGGTTTCGCTGTTTTCCgtctctgcctccggcggctgaggctctgccccagaccccgtggctcctctagcttcgctcgagtaGTTTTTTGGGTATGAGGATAGAAATGGCTAGAATGGTCATTATGTGAATTTGTCTTGTGAATATCCTGAATAGAAAATAGTCAACTTTTTTGCCTTGCTTCAAGTTATTTATATGCTCATTATATATGGAACTCATGTCGAGATCATGTGATCATGTCACTTCGAGACTATGTGAAGAATACCTGAAACTTTGTTACGCTAATCTCCTTGAAAACTATTCAGAGTAGCCACAAAGATCGTTCTagaaaatttttttttgtcaacTCGACTGGTTCTATCCATCGTCGAGTCATACTGTGTAGTTACAGCTATGCAGGAACCTACTTTACAGACCCTGCGTCTGCATATCCTGATCCAGAATGCAACCTGTATTCATTCGGTCTCAGCTGCTAGATCGCTGCACTAGACCTCGTGCTGTTTGCTGCAAGCCTCCGGTACATAAATCAACCGGGATTGAATCAAACGGGGAAACATGAGCCTTGAGTCTGAGCCCTGAATCTTTGGAAGTATACACCCCGACTGGGAAGGTTAGCTTGATTCGTCTTAATTATATAGGTAGAGCTCTTCTGTATCAATATCTAATTGACCATCTTTTTATCtcatattttatttgattaGAATAAAACGTTCTATTGGTAAAAATTTAATTACCTTTTCACATTGACTCAGATGGCCCATTATTCATTCCACCAGATTGGTGAAAGTCACCTAATAAGCTTGACTAAGCAGCAAACCTTACTCAGAGCAAGACAAAAAATGGGGGTAACAGTTTGCCATAATCCTACGGGTGAGCGTCGGCCGGTTTGGTCTGGTAGTAATTCTCATTACATCAGCGAGTAAACTGGTATATCATATCATACGGCAACTCCAGATTCCCCCTGGCTCACGCCGCCTGTCGGTTCCATATCAGGGTGCAGGCGCGTATCGTACATATGTAAACAGCTAAAATACCCCGGCAACGGTCTTTTCGTTAGAAGCCGTGCAGCCCCTTGCCAGCTGCTTAAACGCGGGCAGTGACGGGCCTGAACAAGCCGCTAGCACCGTCTAACCGCAGCCCGATGTACGAGTCCCAGTCACTGTTTGTGTGTCAACAGACCACATACACACAGACACAGCTGATAAACATTACCCACACAAACACATAGTTTTCTTAAATTTACATCGGACCAAGCCTATCTTGCTCCTGACgtgatttcaaaaaaaatttacaGTCAGGTGGCATAGTAAGCTCGAAAATTTCAATCAATCTGCTATATAACAGCTGAAAATTTTATCTGTTCTGTGTTTGgtattgagaagaaaatttCCTACTCGCTTCTGAGAACTATATCGATACGTTTGATTTGTCAACTGGTAAGTATTTTCTGCACCTGATTGGTCCTTTGGATTCTTTACTTCAGATCATTAGGCCTCTGCGACTTGATATATATCCCCGGACATTGGTTTATTGTAAAGAGTTGCTATTATCGTTTGGAACCGACTTATTACTTTTGACTAGAGGGGAATCAGTCGCTAATATAGTTCCATGACTGACACGTGATAGATCATAGGAGATAGATTGAAAGATTGATTAGGTCATTTGACATCTATCAAGATAAAGTAGTGGTGATTCGATAGGAAAATTGCCGAACTGATTTTGCAAGAGAAGGTCAGAGGTCATTAGTAATAGTTGACAGTCGTGGAGTGACTTGATTTCGGTCGTTTACAGCATAGACTTTTCTATTGCATCGTAGAtatcttatttttttctatcaTTATTACTGATTGGCGAATCTGTTATTGACGTTGCAAGTGACTGGTGAATTTTACaaaattgcattttttcatttcagtAGTCACTGTGTAACATTAGTCTTAGTCGTTACGTCATTTACCACCCGGTTGTCTCATCACCATATTCGCATCTGGGTTGGTCTTTGGTCTGTGCTCCCCAGCTAAACCGACTTTTACTAGTATCAGACATTCCATAATATTGCTGGGATCGCTGAACTGACTACAGACAAAGCGTGCTGAGGGGGGAGGAACTAAGCACAACTACCCTTCAACAATTTGTGTGTATATTAACATTTGGTGGAGAAGAGAagttgcatttttttttttttgacaaaaACTTGTTCCATTATAATTGATTTGTGGAGTTAGACCTAGCTTCAAAATGAGTCAAGAAGTCATCAATGATGTGTATAAAAAGATAGCCCGTGAAAAGGCCATTATCCAAGGCGCCAAAGATGTTCGGgcttcatcttctaatGTCAGCGTTCAGCAAAAATGTGATTCAAACATTCGAGAGGCACAGAACAACATCACATACTTAGAAGGCAAACTACGGCAATTGCGTGCCCGACAACAGCAATCGGGCTCCGCTACTGGTAATGGCTCGGGACTTGGTATCTCTGGTGGCCCAGGAATCAACTCAATAGCTAATCGCCATCAACATAATGCTTCTAACACTAGCACGCTCTCCAACACATCGGCAAAATCGTCTTCGGATTCATCCTCGGATCACACGCGTGGGGCTTTGTCTGAAGGAACCGACTATGATGAGAAGAACGATCTAGCACCACCCCGTGCACTTACTGGTAAAGGTGAGTTACTTATTTGACATAGACTGGAACCTTGTTTCCAGCTCTGTTATTAATGGTTCAATTCGAGACTATTTGACCTATTTGTATAATATAACAGCATGGGTCAGTGCCCCGGCCATCAGAAATGGACGGGACCCACCGAACCGATTTGACTAACAAACCAGATACAGGCAAGCCGCGTAGTAACTTTACAAGATTGGACCTCATCAAGTATGACACTCCTTATCTGGGCCCTAGAATTCAATTTATGTTGCAGCAACTAGAATTCAAGTTGAGTGTGGAACAGAGGTATAAAGAAGGTATTGAAAAGATGCAGAAACTGTATGAGATGGACAGGGACCGGAAAAGTAGCCAAGAAGCAGAGGCTAAACGCATCGAGTCGAATCATAGAATCCAATTGCTAAAAAAATCGCTCAAGAGATACTCTGACATGcatattgatattgaggaagaggaggctGTTGACGATAGTGAAAGCGTTGCTGCATCAAACCTTCGTCGACCATTGACTGGTAATCTTCACATTGCAATCAAGGCTATCAAGGACGTTGATCACGTTGCTACGAATCGTCTTTCTAGATCACCTGAGAGTATGATTTCTGTTAAAGTTGAGGACCAGACTAGGGCCCGAACCAAGTTCACTCGAAACGAACGTTGGCCagaagagtttgatatttctgttgATAAGGCTAACGAAATTGAAATCACTGTCTATGATCGATCCGGTGATAACAATATTCCCGTAGGTGTTATGTGGCTTCgcattgctgatattgctgAGGCTCTACGTAGGAAAAAAGTTGAGCATGAATTGAACAATGCCGGTTGGGTAAGTGCCGCCAATGTACAGGGAGCATCGGATCAAGATCCACGTGGTTATAACCGTATTGGAGAGGACTTATCGCTGAATTCTTTAAACATCAATAATGGCGGTGCTGCCACCGGCTCTCC
The Sugiyamaella lignohabitans strain CBS 10342 chromosome A, complete sequence genome window above contains:
- the PKC1 gene encoding protein kinase C (Protein serine/threonine kinase; essential for cell wall remodeling during growth; localized to sites of polarized growth and the mother-daughter bud neck; homolog of the alpha, beta, and gamma isoforms of mammalian protein kinase C (PKC); GO_component: GO:0005737 - cytoplasm [Evidence IDA] [PMID 11545731]; GO_component: GO:0005856 - cytoskeleton [Evidence IDA] [PMID 15910746]; GO_component: GO:0005634 - nucleus [Evidence IDA] [PMID 11545731]; GO_component: GO:0005886 - plasma membrane [Evidence IDA] [PMID 16622836]; GO_component: GO:0032165 - prospore septin filament array [Evidence IDA] [PMID 24390141]; GO_component: GO:0030427 - site of polarized growth [Evidence IDA] [PMID 10893184]; GO_function: GO:0005524 - ATP binding [Evidence IEA,IEA]; GO_function: GO:0016301 - kinase activity [Evidence IEA]; GO_function: GO:0046872 - metal ion binding [Evidence IEA]; GO_function: GO:0000166 - nucleotide binding [Evidence IEA]; GO_function: GO:0004697 - protein kinase C activity [Evidence IEA]; GO_function: GO:0004697 - protein kinase C activity [Evidence IDA] [PMID 8207005]; GO_function: GO:0004672 - protein kinase activity [Evidence IEA]; GO_function: GO:0004674 - protein serine/threonine kinase activity [Evidence IEA,IEA]; GO_function: GO:0016740 - transferase activity [Evidence IEA]; GO_function: GO:0016772 - transferase activity, transferring phosphorus-containing groups [Evidence IEA]; GO_process: GO:0007015 - actin filament organization [Evidence IGI] [PMID 12810699]; GO_process: GO:0007049 - cell cycle [Evidence IEA]; GO_process: GO:0033962 - cytoplasmic mRNA processing body assembly [Evidence IMP] [PMID 21163942]; GO_process: GO:0035556 - intracellular signal transduction [Evidence IEA]; GO_process: GO:0035556 - intracellular signal transduction [Evidence IMP] [PMID 7874200]; GO_process: GO:0030242 - peroxisome degradation [Evidence IMP] [PMID 20385774]; GO_process: GO:0016310 - phosphorylation [Evidence IEA]; GO_process: GO:0006468 - protein phosphorylation [Evidence IEA]; GO_process: GO:0006468 - protein phosphorylation [Evidence IDA] [PMID 8207005]; GO_process: GO:0060237 - regulation of fungal-type cell wall organization [Evidence IMP] [PMID 7874200]; GO_process: GO:0060211 - regulation of nuclear-transcribed mRNA poly(A) tail shortening [Evidence IMP] [PMID 21163942]; GO_process: GO:0007165 - signal transduction [Evidence IEA]; GO_process: GO:0007165 - signal transduction [Evidence IMP] [PMID 7874200]); the protein is MSQEVINDVYKKIAREKAIIQGAKDVRASSSNVSVQQKCDSNIREAQNNITYLEGKLRQLRARQQQSGSATGNGSGLGISGGPGINSIANRHQHNASNTSTLSNTSAKSSSDSSSDHTRGALSEGTDYDEKNDLAPPRALTGKGELLI
- the HST1 gene encoding histone deacetylase HST1, translating into MGSEPLKRTFVEEVKGEEIGQHEVVVTVIGKDEQSVKKFKKDEAVSGIHADTEASSEKPDADVDAGPDQPKDDDQESKSYSPPGLIGIDKLEQIYNFSDDSEDDDDLQNHELLGEGADGHNQVESEQGERPSTLQNGGKGDGRAGDYEDDDGDDVSDDESDDEEDSLEPWQEAIIDEMEKSVEYPLTAETSLDGEPLITLPKDVSSMIRTELWKNGPIKFMDKFSGPGSEYPPEQVLAALGFRLPIKVASKYSKPQLTPFIRLAIRYTLSSRQRLAYPHTLDDLCQVLKNAKKVIVLTGAGISTSLGIPDFRSESGLYNKLAFLGLNDPQEVFDIALFREDPSIFYSVAKDILPETSKFSPTHAFIKLLQDKGILLRNYTQNIDNLESYAGIDAEKLVQCHGSFATATCVTCGFKTEGEEIFPDIRNGNVPKCPQCQVREKEKNKPAKAKINDSDEDEEDVPKSEGVLKPDITFFGEALPTKFEELLLGGDAHDCDLLICIGTSLKVAPVSEIVRILPPDIPQIYISKTAVHHNEFDITFLGNCDDAVELIVEKMGWSLDHEMTRRHTLDAKQIEGSDDLVYPDGRIIFEDTEAVYRFESDEKKTESKIVSGELITSTESAVRPQEGTTHDADTDR